From Streptomyces sp. TLI_105, the proteins below share one genomic window:
- a CDS encoding GNAT family N-acetyltransferase, with amino-acid sequence MTSTSTTAASELPRVHRFLSDFHRRQAARTVDFPGAFAVLDDAYRHSRGNNHVLVDGAVDPEALPGYAEEALGHLPYRFSYVLDETVAAACRAPMERAGYRHATTMIMAHTGPVPEHGGAREVDFDELREPVTASWPRFAPEAPPEHIRDLVERRVARRRGADDVRFFAARTPAGEVAAWADLYMDPASGMAQIEDLVTVEAHLGQGYAGKVLDTALRVAADAGCSTRFLTAFADDWPRHWYGRKGFTAIGSVARFERV; translated from the coding sequence ATGACCTCGACCTCGACCACGGCCGCGTCCGAACTCCCGCGCGTGCACCGCTTCCTGTCCGACTTCCACCGCCGTCAGGCGGCCCGTACCGTCGACTTCCCGGGCGCCTTCGCGGTGCTCGACGACGCCTACCGGCACTCCCGGGGCAACAACCACGTGCTCGTCGACGGGGCCGTGGACCCGGAGGCGCTGCCCGGGTACGCGGAGGAGGCGCTCGGCCATCTCCCGTACCGCTTCTCCTACGTCCTCGACGAGACGGTCGCCGCGGCCTGCCGGGCACCGATGGAGCGGGCCGGGTACCGGCACGCCACCACGATGATCATGGCGCACACCGGCCCGGTGCCCGAGCACGGCGGGGCGCGGGAGGTCGACTTCGACGAGCTGCGCGAGCCGGTGACCGCCTCCTGGCCGCGATTCGCCCCGGAGGCGCCGCCGGAGCACATCCGCGACCTGGTGGAGCGGCGGGTGGCGCGCCGGCGCGGCGCCGACGACGTGCGGTTCTTCGCCGCGCGCACCCCGGCGGGCGAGGTGGCCGCGTGGGCCGACCTCTACATGGACCCGGCGAGCGGCATGGCGCAGATCGAGGACCTGGTCACCGTGGAGGCCCACCTCGGGCAGGGGTACGCCGGGAAGGTCCTGGACACGGCGCTGCGCGTGGCCGCCGACGCGGGCTGCTCGACCCGCTTCCTCACCGCCTTCGCGGACGACTGGCCGCGCCACTGGTACGGCCGGAAGGGCTTCACGGCCATCGGCTCGGTGGCCCGCTTCGAACGGGTCTGA
- a CDS encoding dienelactone hydrolase family protein, with protein sequence MALFALVGPPEARRPRLGRPVGGSRTSAAVGGVVLLLPDGEPVSARRASARAHAAMLPLGRGLARAGRSEELAAHVVRYRARGWNGADANLVADASWAVAEAVRRYGDVPVCLVGHGMGARAALRAAGHPAVAAVLALAPWLPEDDVAAEPEPVRQLVGRRVLLVHGTNDARTDPELSFRFAERAKKANRDTCRFEVHSDGHALRQYAAEVRALAADFALGALFGRPVARPVTDAMAAPPPLGLRMPLAAGFGGSRRR encoded by the coding sequence ATGGCGCTCTTCGCACTCGTGGGGCCGCCCGAAGCACGGAGACCCCGGCTCGGACGGCCTGTTGGAGGTTCCCGCACGTCGGCGGCGGTGGGTGGCGTGGTGCTGCTCCTGCCGGACGGTGAGCCGGTGTCGGCGCGGCGGGCCTCCGCGCGGGCGCACGCGGCGATGCTTCCGCTGGGGCGCGGTCTGGCCCGGGCGGGGCGGTCCGAGGAGCTCGCCGCGCACGTGGTGCGCTACCGGGCGCGCGGCTGGAACGGGGCCGATGCGAACCTCGTGGCGGACGCCTCCTGGGCGGTCGCGGAGGCGGTACGGCGCTACGGCGACGTCCCGGTCTGCCTCGTCGGTCACGGGATGGGGGCGCGGGCGGCACTGCGGGCGGCCGGGCATCCCGCGGTCGCCGCGGTGCTCGCGCTCGCGCCGTGGCTGCCGGAGGACGACGTGGCGGCGGAGCCGGAGCCGGTGCGGCAGCTGGTGGGGCGCAGGGTGCTGCTCGTGCACGGCACGAACGACGCGCGGACGGACCCGGAGCTGTCGTTCCGGTTCGCCGAGCGGGCGAAGAAGGCGAACCGGGACACCTGCCGCTTCGAGGTGCACTCGGACGGCCACGCGCTGCGCCAGTACGCGGCCGAGGTCCGGGCCCTGGCCGCGGACTTCGCGCTGGGCGCCCTCTTCGGCCGGCCGGTCGCCCGGCCGGTGACCGACGCGATGGCGGCTCCCCCGCCGCTCGGCCTGCGGATGCCGCTGGCAGCCGGGTTCGGGGGTTCACGCCGGAGGTGA
- a CDS encoding LysR family transcriptional regulator, with protein MVHEYRSQPRLSPNSNEEDMGHLLAPRLAYFAAVARHEHVTRAAAEMGVPQSTLSRAMVRLEQDLGVTLFARRGRTVSLTPAGRRFLTAAERALAEVERAADTVRADADPTAGRVAFGFLHTMGSETVPGLIRAFRVDHPRIRFTLVQNYGEAMIERLRAGDLDLCLTSPVPDAPDLVARRLDEQRLRLVVPDDHRLAGRKRVRLAEAADETFVTLEPGYGLRRITDDLCAEAGFKPRVAFEGEEAETLRGLVAAGLGVALLPPPAVPRPGVVELTVTAPRAVREIGVAWLDGHPDTAPVAAFKKFLLSRRGHLLPKEPSPPA; from the coding sequence ATGGTGCATGAGTACAGGTCACAGCCTCGCCTGTCACCGAACAGTAACGAAGAAGACATGGGACACCTGCTGGCGCCGCGGCTCGCGTACTTCGCCGCCGTCGCCCGGCACGAGCACGTGACCCGCGCCGCCGCCGAGATGGGCGTGCCGCAGTCGACGCTCTCGCGGGCCATGGTCCGGCTCGAACAGGACCTCGGCGTCACCCTCTTCGCCCGGCGCGGCCGCACGGTCTCCCTCACCCCGGCAGGCCGCCGCTTCCTCACCGCCGCCGAGCGGGCCCTCGCCGAGGTGGAACGGGCCGCCGACACCGTACGGGCCGACGCCGACCCGACCGCCGGACGCGTCGCCTTCGGCTTCCTGCACACCATGGGCTCCGAGACCGTCCCCGGCCTCATCCGCGCCTTCCGCGTCGACCACCCGAGGATCCGCTTCACCCTCGTCCAGAACTACGGCGAGGCCATGATCGAACGGCTGCGGGCCGGCGACCTCGACCTCTGCCTGACCTCGCCCGTGCCCGACGCCCCCGACCTGGTCGCCCGGCGCCTCGACGAGCAGCGGCTGCGGCTCGTCGTCCCGGACGACCACCGGCTCGCCGGCCGCAAGCGGGTGCGCCTCGCCGAGGCCGCGGACGAGACCTTCGTGACCCTGGAGCCGGGATACGGGCTCCGCCGCATCACCGACGACCTGTGCGCGGAGGCAGGCTTCAAGCCCCGGGTCGCCTTCGAGGGCGAGGAGGCCGAGACCCTGCGCGGCCTCGTCGCCGCCGGCCTCGGCGTCGCCCTGCTGCCGCCGCCCGCCGTCCCCCGTCCCGGCGTCGTGGAACTCACCGTCACCGCGCCGCGGGCGGTCCGCGAGATCGGCGTGGCCTGGCTCGACGGCCATCCGGACACGGCCCCGGTGGCCGCCTTCAAGAAGTTCCTGCTGAGCAGGCGCGGCCACCTGCTTCCGAAGGAGCCGTCACCTCCGGCGTGA
- a CDS encoding MFS transporter: protein MPSASTKAAATTASADTRLAPGTPGHRRMSLALFAAGLATFALLYSTQALLPAISAEFGATASAASWTVSAATGALALCVLPLSALSERFGRRAMMTASLSIAVAVALLVPLAPNLESLIALRAVQGAALASLPASAMAYLAEEVRPRALIAAIGLFVAGNSIGGMSGRLVTGWVSQLWGWRAGLAAVGLTSLVCALAFRALLPKARHFTPGTLNPKALARTVRGHLSDPLLMRLYVIGALFMTVFGAVYTVIGYRLVEAPFSLPQGVIGSIFLIYLVGTVSSAAAGKLVGRLGRRGALYLAVSTTAAGLLFSLSDSLALVLVGLVLITAGFFAGHAVASSSVSRTAKAGRAQASALYQSAYYLGSSAGGTLGAIAFHAGGWAGTVLIGLVAVLGVVSVTLYGSHSARVEARRLHLAA from the coding sequence ATGCCTTCCGCCAGTACCAAGGCGGCCGCCACCACCGCGTCCGCCGACACCCGCCTCGCCCCCGGCACCCCCGGCCACCGCCGGATGAGCCTCGCGCTCTTCGCCGCCGGACTGGCCACCTTCGCCCTCCTCTACTCCACGCAGGCCCTCCTTCCGGCCATCTCGGCCGAGTTCGGCGCCACCGCCTCCGCCGCCTCCTGGACGGTCTCCGCCGCCACCGGCGCCCTCGCCCTCTGCGTCCTGCCGCTCAGCGCCCTCTCGGAGCGCTTCGGGCGGCGCGCGATGATGACGGCCTCCCTCTCGATCGCGGTCGCCGTGGCGCTCCTGGTGCCGCTCGCCCCGAACCTGGAGTCGCTGATCGCGCTCCGCGCCGTCCAGGGCGCCGCGCTGGCCAGCCTCCCGGCCTCCGCGATGGCGTACCTCGCCGAGGAGGTGCGGCCCAGGGCGCTGATCGCCGCGATCGGCCTCTTCGTGGCGGGCAACTCGATCGGCGGCATGAGCGGACGGCTCGTGACCGGCTGGGTCTCCCAGCTGTGGGGCTGGCGCGCCGGTCTGGCCGCCGTCGGCCTGACCTCCCTGGTCTGCGCGCTCGCCTTCCGGGCGCTGCTCCCGAAGGCCCGGCACTTCACCCCCGGCACGCTGAACCCGAAGGCACTGGCCCGGACCGTCCGGGGCCACCTCTCCGACCCGCTGCTCATGCGCCTGTACGTGATCGGCGCCCTGTTCATGACGGTCTTCGGCGCCGTGTACACGGTGATCGGCTACCGCCTGGTGGAGGCCCCGTTCTCGCTGCCGCAGGGCGTGATCGGCTCGATCTTCCTGATCTACCTGGTCGGCACGGTCTCCTCGGCGGCCGCCGGGAAGCTCGTCGGGCGGCTCGGCCGGCGCGGGGCGCTGTACCTGGCGGTGTCGACGACGGCGGCGGGCCTGCTGTTCTCGCTCTCGGACTCCCTCGCCCTGGTCCTCGTGGGCCTGGTCCTGATCACGGCCGGTTTCTTCGCGGGCCACGCGGTCGCCTCCTCCTCGGTGAGCCGCACGGCGAAGGCGGGTCGCGCGCAGGCCTCGGCGTTGTACCAGTCCGCGTACTACCTGGGCAGCAGCGCGGGCGGCACGCTCGGTGCGATCGCCTTCCACGCGGGCGGCTGGGCGGGTACGGTCCTGATCGGCCTGGTCGCGGTCCTCGGGGTCGTCTCGGTCACCCTGTACGGCTCGCACAGCGCGCGCGTCGAGGCGCGGCGGCTGCACCTGGCGGCGTAG
- a CDS encoding L,D-transpeptidase — MGRRAGIAAGITSLVVPMTIALGTAPAQAASCNVTTGPYQKQVEKFLGRPVDGRQSLADCQATQAFQRKHGITPTMGYAGPVTWRTMNTMLQQRAAGTNPNRSGACPTNKGRIACVDLTRQLSWIQDGARLKYGPVPVRTGKDGTETRTGAKKIYWRNINHWSTLYHVSMPYSQFFDGGQAFHSTTKSMWNPPGSGGCVNMRPADAKAYWNLLRNGDDVFVYGRKPGT, encoded by the coding sequence ATGGGAAGAAGGGCGGGCATCGCCGCCGGCATCACGTCACTCGTGGTGCCGATGACGATCGCGCTCGGTACGGCCCCGGCGCAGGCGGCGTCCTGCAACGTGACGACGGGGCCGTACCAGAAGCAGGTGGAGAAGTTCCTCGGACGGCCGGTCGACGGGCGCCAGTCGCTCGCCGACTGTCAGGCCACCCAGGCCTTCCAGCGCAAGCACGGCATCACCCCGACCATGGGGTACGCCGGGCCGGTCACGTGGCGCACCATGAACACGATGCTCCAGCAGAGGGCGGCGGGCACCAACCCCAACCGCTCGGGCGCCTGCCCGACCAACAAGGGCCGGATCGCCTGCGTCGACCTGACCCGCCAGCTCAGCTGGATCCAGGACGGCGCGCGCCTCAAGTACGGGCCGGTGCCGGTCCGCACGGGCAAGGACGGCACCGAGACCCGTACCGGCGCCAAGAAGATCTACTGGCGGAACATCAACCACTGGTCGACGCTCTACCACGTCTCCATGCCGTACTCGCAGTTCTTCGACGGCGGCCAGGCCTTCCACTCGACCACCAAGTCCATGTGGAACCCGCCGGGTTCCGGCGGCTGCGTCAACATGCGGCCGGCGGACGCGAAGGCGTACTGGAACCTGCTCAGGAACGGCGACGACGTGTTCGTCTACGGACGCAAGCCGGGAACCTGA
- a CDS encoding sigma-70 family RNA polymerase sigma factor: MSDAATATTDDLDKYRRELTGYCYRMLGSSFEAEDAVQDTMVRAWKAIGSFEGRSSLRSWLYRIATNVCLDALNAGNRRARPMDLTSPTPVAQAQLVKQPEITWLEPVPDGRVLPSVGDPAEAAVSRETVRLAFVAALQHLPPKQRAVLILREVLAWKASEVAELLDTSVASVNSALQRARATLAEQAPAASDPANPLDEEQQALLERYVAAFEGYDMKALTALLHEDATMSMPPYDLWLQGHDDIVGWMLGVGDVCRGSKLVATVANGSPAFAHYHPDPEGGYSPWALIVLELRDGKVAGMDFFLDTERWFPLFDLPARLEA; this comes from the coding sequence ATGAGCGACGCCGCGACCGCGACGACCGACGATCTCGACAAGTACCGCAGGGAGCTGACCGGTTACTGCTACCGGATGCTCGGATCCTCCTTCGAGGCGGAGGACGCGGTGCAGGACACGATGGTCCGCGCCTGGAAGGCCATCGGGTCCTTCGAGGGCCGCTCCTCGCTGCGGTCCTGGCTGTACCGGATCGCCACCAACGTCTGCCTGGACGCGCTGAACGCCGGCAACCGGAGGGCACGGCCGATGGACCTGACCTCCCCGACGCCGGTGGCGCAGGCGCAGCTCGTCAAGCAGCCGGAGATCACCTGGCTGGAGCCCGTCCCCGACGGACGGGTCCTGCCGTCGGTCGGCGACCCCGCGGAGGCGGCCGTCTCCCGCGAGACCGTACGGCTCGCCTTCGTGGCCGCGCTCCAGCACCTGCCGCCCAAGCAGCGGGCCGTGCTCATCCTGCGCGAGGTCCTCGCGTGGAAGGCGAGCGAGGTCGCCGAGCTCCTCGACACCTCCGTCGCCTCCGTCAACAGCGCCCTCCAGCGGGCCCGCGCGACCCTCGCCGAGCAGGCGCCGGCCGCCTCCGACCCGGCGAACCCGCTGGACGAGGAGCAGCAGGCTCTCCTGGAGCGCTATGTCGCGGCCTTCGAGGGCTACGACATGAAGGCGCTGACGGCGCTCCTCCACGAGGACGCGACGATGTCCATGCCGCCGTACGACCTGTGGCTCCAGGGTCACGACGACATCGTCGGCTGGATGCTGGGCGTCGGCGACGTGTGCCGGGGCTCGAAGCTGGTCGCGACCGTGGCGAACGGCTCGCCGGCCTTCGCCCACTACCACCCGGACCCCGAGGGCGGCTACAGCCCGTGGGCGCTGATCGTCCTGGAGCTGCGGGACGGCAAGGTCGCCGGGATGGACTTCTTCCTGGACACGGAGCGCTGGTTCCCGCTCTTCGACCTGCCGGCGCGGCTAGAGGCCTAG
- a CDS encoding STAS domain-containing protein, which yields MDTSRALELRLSGPPTPDDVGRLCALLDAAEPTAVVCEIGGLAPAGLAAVDALARLKLTARRRGHHLRFEGAGPELRALLRLTGLSETLGL from the coding sequence GTGGACACCTCTCGCGCCCTCGAACTGCGGCTCTCCGGGCCGCCCACGCCCGACGACGTCGGGCGGCTCTGCGCCCTGCTCGACGCCGCCGAGCCGACCGCCGTCGTCTGCGAGATCGGCGGCCTCGCACCGGCCGGCCTCGCCGCCGTCGACGCCCTCGCCCGGCTGAAGCTCACCGCCCGGCGGCGAGGTCACCACCTCCGCTTCGAGGGAGCAGGGCCCGAACTGCGGGCCCTGCTCCGCCTCACCGGCCTGTCGGAGACGCTAGGCCTCTAG
- a CDS encoding HAD family hydrolase: MTHDRVELVIFDCDGVLVDSERIYCRVDREVFARLGAEFSEAEVVEHFVGSPTEIWTALVEERRGEPLPVDWHEPFRPLYEEALDAELTVVEGVTAVLDALEVPYCLASNGSHGSIRRNLTRTGLLDRFEGRIFSARDVARGKPAPDLFLHAAATMGVPPERCAVVEDSPYGVRAARAAGMRAFGYCGGLTRADRLMGERTVVFDDMRELPALLTGARR, encoded by the coding sequence ATGACTCATGATCGCGTCGAACTGGTGATCTTCGACTGTGACGGTGTTCTGGTGGACAGCGAGCGGATCTACTGCCGGGTGGACCGGGAGGTGTTCGCGAGGCTCGGTGCCGAGTTCTCGGAGGCCGAGGTGGTCGAGCACTTCGTCGGCTCCCCGACCGAGATCTGGACGGCGCTGGTCGAGGAGCGGCGCGGCGAGCCGCTGCCCGTGGACTGGCACGAGCCGTTCCGGCCGCTGTACGAGGAGGCGCTGGACGCGGAGCTCACGGTCGTCGAGGGCGTGACGGCCGTCCTGGACGCCCTGGAGGTGCCGTACTGCCTGGCCTCCAACGGCAGCCACGGCTCGATCCGGCGCAACCTGACCCGTACGGGCCTGCTCGACCGGTTCGAGGGCCGGATCTTCAGCGCCCGTGACGTCGCCCGCGGCAAACCCGCCCCGGACCTCTTCCTGCACGCCGCCGCCACGATGGGCGTCCCGCCGGAGCGCTGCGCCGTCGTCGAGGACAGCCCGTACGGCGTCCGGGCCGCCCGTGCGGCCGGCATGCGCGCCTTCGGCTACTGCGGGGGCCTGACCCGCGCGGACCGTCTCATGGGCGAGCGGACGGTCGTCTTCGACGACATGCGCGAGCTGCCGGCCCTGCTGACGGGGGCCCGGCGATGA
- a CDS encoding thymidine phosphorylase — MDVISVIRTKRDKGELSPEQIDWVIDAYTRGAVADEQMSALAMAILLNGMNRTEIARWTAAMIASGERMNFDALSRPTADKHSTGGVGDKITLPLAPLVAACGAAVPQLSGRGLGHTGGTLDKLESIPGWRALLSNEEMLHVLDTTGAVICAAGDGLAPADKKLYALRDVTGTVEAIPLIASSIMSKKIAEGTGSLVLDVKVGTGAFMKNIEDARELARTMVGLGTDSGVKTVALLTDMSTPLGLTAGNALEVRESVEVLAGGGPKDVVDLTIALAAEMLAAAGIKDADPAKALRDGSAMDVWRRMIAAQGGDPDATLPVAREQHVVTAPSTGVLTRLDAYDIGIAAWRLGAGRARKEDPVQAGAGVELHAKPGDTVTAGQPLLTLHTDTPEKFDYALKSLSGAWDIEPEGTAFTPNPIVLDRIA; from the coding sequence ATGGACGTCATCTCCGTCATCCGCACCAAGCGGGACAAGGGCGAGCTGAGCCCCGAGCAGATCGACTGGGTCATCGACGCGTACACCCGCGGTGCGGTCGCCGACGAGCAGATGTCCGCCCTGGCCATGGCCATCCTGCTGAACGGCATGAACCGCACGGAGATCGCCCGCTGGACCGCCGCCATGATCGCGTCCGGCGAGCGCATGAACTTCGACGCGCTCTCCCGCCCGACCGCCGACAAGCACTCCACCGGCGGCGTCGGCGACAAGATCACCCTTCCGCTCGCCCCGCTCGTCGCGGCCTGCGGCGCGGCCGTGCCGCAGCTCTCCGGCCGCGGCCTCGGCCACACCGGCGGCACGCTCGACAAGCTGGAGTCCATCCCCGGCTGGCGCGCGCTGCTCTCCAACGAGGAGATGCTGCACGTCCTCGACACCACGGGCGCGGTCATCTGCGCGGCGGGCGACGGCCTGGCCCCGGCGGACAAGAAGCTCTACGCGCTCCGCGACGTCACCGGCACGGTCGAGGCCATCCCGCTGATCGCCTCCTCGATCATGTCGAAGAAGATCGCCGAGGGCACCGGCTCGCTCGTCCTGGACGTCAAGGTCGGCACCGGCGCCTTCATGAAGAACATCGAGGACGCGCGCGAGCTGGCGCGGACGATGGTCGGTCTCGGCACCGACAGCGGCGTGAAGACCGTCGCACTGCTCACCGACATGTCCACCCCGCTCGGCCTCACCGCCGGCAACGCCCTGGAGGTCCGCGAGTCGGTCGAGGTCCTCGCGGGCGGCGGCCCGAAGGACGTCGTCGACCTGACGATCGCCCTCGCGGCCGAGATGCTGGCCGCCGCCGGCATCAAGGACGCCGACCCGGCGAAGGCCCTCCGGGACGGCTCGGCGATGGACGTCTGGCGCCGGATGATCGCGGCCCAGGGCGGCGACCCCGACGCGACCCTCCCGGTCGCCCGCGAGCAGCACGTCGTCACGGCCCCGTCGACCGGTGTCCTCACCCGCCTCGACGCGTACGACATCGGCATCGCCGCCTGGCGCCTGGGCGCGGGCCGCGCCCGCAAGGAGGACCCGGTGCAGGCGGGTGCCGGCGTCGAGCTCCACGCCAAGCCGGGCGACACGGTGACGGCGGGCCAGCCGCTGCTGACCCTCCACACGGACACCCCGGAGAAGTTCGACTACGCCCTGAAGTCCCTGTCGGGGGCGTGGGACATCGAGCCGGAGGGCACGGCGTTCACCCCGAACCCGATCGTGCTGGACCGCATCGCGTAG
- a CDS encoding cytidine deaminase encodes MTPALPEPDWDLLRETAREAMSHAYAPYSGYPVGAAALVDDGRVISGCNVENASFGLGLCAECGLVSQLQATGGGRLTHFVCVDGRGESLVPCGRCRQLLYEFGGPELVLETPAGFLTLAEMLPQAFGPDHLAK; translated from the coding sequence GTGACGCCCGCCCTCCCGGAGCCCGACTGGGACCTCCTGCGGGAGACCGCCCGCGAGGCGATGTCCCACGCGTACGCCCCGTACTCGGGCTACCCGGTCGGCGCGGCGGCCCTCGTGGACGACGGGCGGGTGATCTCCGGCTGCAACGTGGAGAACGCCTCCTTCGGCCTCGGCCTGTGCGCCGAGTGCGGGCTCGTCTCGCAGCTCCAGGCGACCGGCGGCGGGCGTCTGACGCACTTCGTGTGCGTGGACGGCCGGGGCGAGTCCCTGGTCCCGTGCGGGCGCTGCCGGCAGCTCCTGTACGAGTTCGGGGGCCCCGAGCTCGTCCTGGAGACCCCGGCCGGGTTCCTGACCCTGGCGGAGATGCTCCCGCAGGCCTTCGGCCCGGACCACCTCGCCAAGTAA
- a CDS encoding ABC transporter permease, protein MSTGTVAKPSAAPKKAGRRKLTWPWILLIVAAGIVLFSLVRVVSGADDLTSVGQVSGALQLAVPIAMAGLGGLWSERAGVVNIGLEGMMVLGTWFGAWAGYQWGPWTGVVVGILGGAIGGLLHAIITVTFNVNHIVSGVAVNILAVGFTQYLSNFTFDKAEGGSSKQSPRIDQITDITIPGLSDWLIDLQQKHWFLISDIAGILGGLVTHLSLLTIVAALLIPATWWVLWRTAFGLRLRSCGENPVAAESLGVNVYKYKYIAVVVSGGLAGLGGAFLAIVSTGIYQEGQTGGRGYIGLAAMIFGNWMPGGMAMGAGLFGFTDSLKLRGGAENVHALLLLVALLLVIAALWQMYKKKWVVAAIGAVFAVGFFLWYVLTDEVPSQFVDAAPYITTLLVLALSAQRLRMPKADGLPYRKGEGK, encoded by the coding sequence ATGAGCACCGGCACCGTTGCCAAGCCGAGCGCCGCGCCCAAGAAGGCCGGACGCCGCAAGCTGACCTGGCCCTGGATCCTGCTGATCGTCGCGGCCGGCATCGTCCTCTTCTCGCTCGTCCGCGTCGTCTCCGGGGCCGACGACCTCACCTCCGTCGGCCAGGTCTCCGGCGCGCTCCAGCTCGCCGTGCCGATCGCCATGGCCGGTCTCGGCGGTCTGTGGTCCGAGCGCGCGGGCGTCGTCAACATCGGCCTCGAAGGCATGATGGTCCTCGGCACCTGGTTCGGCGCCTGGGCCGGCTACCAGTGGGGCCCGTGGACGGGTGTCGTCGTCGGCATCCTCGGCGGCGCGATCGGCGGTCTGCTGCACGCGATCATCACCGTCACGTTCAACGTGAACCACATCGTCTCCGGTGTGGCCGTCAACATCCTGGCGGTCGGCTTCACCCAGTACCTGTCGAACTTCACCTTCGACAAGGCCGAGGGCGGCTCCTCCAAGCAGTCCCCGCGCATCGACCAGATCACCGACATCACCATCCCGGGACTCTCCGACTGGCTGATCGACCTCCAGCAGAAGCACTGGTTCCTGATCTCGGACATCGCCGGCATCCTCGGCGGCCTGGTCACCCACCTGTCGCTGCTGACGATCGTGGCCGCCCTGCTCATCCCGGCCACCTGGTGGGTGCTCTGGCGCACGGCCTTCGGCCTGCGGCTCCGCTCCTGCGGTGAGAACCCGGTCGCCGCCGAGTCCCTCGGCGTCAACGTCTACAAGTACAAGTACATCGCCGTCGTCGTCTCCGGCGGCCTGGCCGGCCTCGGCGGCGCCTTCCTGGCGATCGTCTCCACCGGCATCTACCAGGAGGGCCAGACCGGCGGCCGCGGTTACATCGGTCTCGCCGCGATGATCTTCGGCAACTGGATGCCCGGCGGCATGGCCATGGGCGCCGGCCTCTTCGGCTTCACCGACAGCCTCAAGCTGCGCGGCGGCGCCGAGAACGTCCACGCGCTGCTGCTGCTCGTCGCGCTGCTCCTGGTGATCGCCGCGCTGTGGCAGATGTACAAGAAGAAGTGGGTGGTGGCCGCGATCGGCGCGGTCTTCGCCGTCGGCTTCTTCCTCTGGTACGTGCTCACCGACGAGGTCCCGAGCCAGTTCGTCGACGCCGCCCCGTACATCACCACCCTGCTCGTGCTGGCCCTCTCGGCGCAGCGCCTGCGGATGCCGAAGGCGGACGGCCTGCCGTACCGCAAGGGCGAGGGCAAGTGA
- a CDS encoding ABC transporter permease: MMKIDKDKLIIGAAGPVLALVTSFVLTVLVLLATGLDPIEPIRLMIDNAGYSDVQVLIVNYTGTLYLAALAVAIGFRMNLFNIGVDGQYRLAAMLSALVGAAVDLPGPLHILLIVLVAMVTGAFWAGIAGILKTTRGVSEVVSTIMLNAITTSLVAWLILPKNFGVQPAGSNDLTTGQIAESGWFPGIDMGEGGQIYGFTFVAFALGVVYWFVLNRTKFGFDLRATGESESAARASGVDAKKMILTAMLISGALAGLAGMPILLGETHTYSLAFPVGVGFTAITVALLGRNHPVGILFAALLFAFLEKASSSLDIAGYPKEITEIMKGIIVIAVVVSYELVRRYGLRRQQQKVGEELAAGGAIKTDKEVAA, from the coding sequence ATGATGAAGATCGACAAGGACAAGCTGATCATCGGGGCCGCCGGCCCCGTGCTCGCTCTGGTCACCTCCTTCGTGCTCACCGTTCTGGTGCTGCTCGCGACGGGCCTGGACCCGATCGAGCCGATCCGGCTGATGATCGACAACGCCGGGTACTCCGACGTCCAGGTCCTCATCGTCAACTACACCGGAACCCTCTATCTCGCGGCCCTGGCCGTGGCCATCGGCTTCCGGATGAACCTCTTCAACATCGGCGTCGACGGGCAGTACCGCCTCGCCGCGATGCTGTCGGCGCTGGTCGGCGCCGCCGTGGACCTGCCCGGTCCGCTGCACATCCTGCTCATCGTGCTCGTCGCGATGGTGACCGGTGCCTTCTGGGCCGGCATCGCGGGCATCCTGAAGACCACCCGTGGCGTCTCCGAGGTCGTCTCCACGATCATGTTGAACGCCATCACCACCTCCCTGGTGGCCTGGCTGATCCTGCCGAAGAACTTCGGCGTCCAGCCCGCGGGCTCCAACGACCTCACCACCGGTCAGATCGCAGAGTCCGGCTGGTTCCCCGGCATCGACATGGGCGAGGGCGGCCAGATCTACGGCTTCACCTTCGTGGCCTTCGCCCTGGGTGTCGTCTACTGGTTCGTCCTCAACCGCACCAAGTTCGGCTTCGACCTCCGCGCCACCGGCGAGAGCGAGTCCGCGGCCCGGGCCAGCGGCGTCGACGCCAAGAAGATGATCCTCACCGCGATGCTGATCTCGGGTGCCCTCGCCGGTCTGGCCGGCATGCCGATCCTGCTCGGCGAGACGCACACGTACAGCCTGGCCTTCCCTGTCGGCGTCGGCTTCACCGCCATCACCGTCGCCCTGCTCGGCCGCAACCACCCGGTCGGCATCCTGTTCGCAGCCCTGCTCTTCGCGTTCCTGGAGAAGGCGTCCTCGAGCCTCGACATCGCGGGCTACCCGAAGGAGATCACCGAGATCATGAAGGGCATCATCGTGATCGCCGTGGTCGTCTCCTACGAGCTCGTCCGCCGTTACGGCCTCCGCCGCCAGCAGCAGAAGGTCGGCGAGGAGCTCGCCGCCGGCGGCGCCATCAAGACCGACAAGGAGGTGGCGGCATGA